One genomic region from Skermania piniformis encodes:
- the msrB gene encoding peptide-methionine (R)-S-oxide reductase MsrB, which produces MTGPFSKDATALAGLTPEQYRVTQQCGTEPAFRNEFWDNKEPGIYVDVVSGEPLFASVHKYDSGSGWPSFTIPLDAANIVEVRDRSHGMVRTEVRSAHGDSHLGHVFPDGPRAQGGLRYCINSASLRFVPAAELDAAGYGKFSPLFDEEAK; this is translated from the coding sequence ATGACAGGACCGTTCAGCAAGGATGCCACGGCACTCGCCGGGCTTACGCCCGAGCAGTATCGGGTCACACAGCAGTGCGGGACCGAGCCGGCGTTCCGTAACGAGTTCTGGGACAACAAGGAACCGGGCATCTATGTCGATGTCGTCTCCGGTGAGCCGTTGTTCGCCTCGGTGCACAAATACGACAGCGGATCGGGTTGGCCGAGCTTCACGATTCCCCTGGATGCGGCGAACATCGTCGAAGTGCGCGACCGCAGTCACGGCATGGTGCGCACCGAGGTGCGGTCCGCGCACGGCGACAGCCATCTGGGCCATGTCTTCCCCGACGGGCCGCGGGCTCAGGGGGGACTGCGGTACTGCATCAACTCGGCGTCGTTGCGGTTCGTCCCGGCGGCCGAGCTCGATGCCGCCGGCTACGGGAAGTTCAGCCCGCTCTTCGACGAGGAGGCCAAGTGA
- the hpf gene encoding ribosome hibernation-promoting factor, HPF/YfiA family: protein MTTFSPFSVFDESTGESLADSETQHAEIVVKGRNVEVPEHFRTYVAEKLYRLERFDPAVYLFDVELFHERNRRQRDRCQRVEITARGRGPVVRAEACADSFYAALESATAKLESRLRRHKDRRRVHHGEKTPVSVAQATAALIQFEAAEAQAAAVEPDESEWPEAGPGRIVRKKVHSAVPMTVDDALYQMELVGHDFFLFHDSESDRPSVVYRRHAFDYGLIRLT from the coding sequence GTGACAACTTTTTCTCCATTCTCGGTGTTCGACGAAAGCACCGGCGAATCCTTGGCAGACAGCGAAACCCAGCACGCAGAGATCGTGGTCAAGGGTCGTAATGTCGAAGTGCCAGAACATTTCCGAACCTACGTCGCCGAAAAGCTCTATCGCCTGGAACGCTTCGACCCGGCGGTCTATCTGTTCGATGTCGAGTTGTTCCACGAACGCAACCGGCGACAACGTGACCGCTGCCAGCGAGTGGAGATCACCGCGCGCGGACGAGGTCCGGTAGTACGAGCCGAGGCGTGTGCAGACAGCTTTTACGCGGCGCTGGAATCGGCGACCGCAAAGCTGGAGAGCCGGTTGCGTCGGCACAAGGATCGTCGGCGGGTCCACCATGGGGAAAAGACACCGGTGTCGGTCGCGCAGGCGACCGCCGCGTTGATCCAGTTCGAGGCGGCGGAGGCCCAGGCCGCGGCGGTCGAGCCGGACGAGTCCGAGTGGCCCGAGGCCGGGCCCGGCCGGATCGTGCGCAAGAAAGTGCATTCGGCAGTGCCGATGACCGTCGACGACGCGCTCTACCAGATGGAATTGGTCGGCCACGACTTCTTCCTGTTCCATGACAGCGAGTCCGACCGGCCGTCGGTGGTGTACCGACGGCATGCCTTCGACTACGGGCTGATCCGGCTCACCTGA
- a CDS encoding ADP-ribosylglycohydrolase family protein: protein MNLTDDQLDRATGVLLATAAGDALGAGYEFTYPTAATTIDMVGGGPFGWAPGEWTDDTSMAIAIALAADETGDLTGTAGQDAIARRFVAWYDSRPPDIGNQTASVLSHRSPTGAAMTAVSAGLRGRTGGNGSLMRTAPVALSHLDDADAAVAAAAAVSRLTHSDERAVQACELWTTAIRHAVLHANLDGIDHYLDRAPADVSGYWRPLLEQAETGSPEQFSNNGWVVHALMTAWWAIAGTASSGPQQLPAALELCVRAGNDTDTTAAIAGGLLGARWGATAVPQRWRAILHGYPGLDADGLVALAERIATA from the coding sequence ATGAACCTCACCGACGATCAGCTCGACCGCGCGACCGGGGTGCTGCTGGCCACGGCAGCCGGCGACGCACTCGGCGCGGGTTACGAGTTCACCTATCCGACCGCCGCGACCACCATCGACATGGTCGGCGGCGGTCCGTTCGGCTGGGCCCCCGGCGAATGGACCGACGACACGTCGATGGCCATCGCGATCGCCCTGGCCGCCGACGAGACCGGTGACCTGACCGGCACCGCCGGGCAGGACGCGATCGCCCGGCGTTTCGTGGCGTGGTACGACTCGCGCCCGCCGGACATCGGCAACCAGACGGCGTCGGTGCTCTCCCACCGCTCCCCGACCGGCGCCGCGATGACCGCGGTCTCGGCCGGCCTGCGCGGCCGCACCGGCGGTAACGGGTCGCTCATGCGAACCGCGCCGGTCGCGTTATCGCATCTCGACGATGCCGATGCCGCCGTCGCCGCAGCTGCCGCGGTCAGTCGGCTCACGCACAGCGACGAGCGCGCGGTGCAGGCGTGTGAGCTGTGGACCACGGCAATCCGGCACGCTGTCCTCCACGCCAACCTGGACGGAATCGACCACTACCTCGATCGCGCCCCGGCCGACGTCTCCGGCTACTGGCGACCGCTGCTCGAGCAAGCCGAAACCGGCTCACCCGAACAGTTTTCGAACAACGGTTGGGTCGTGCACGCGCTGATGACCGCATGGTGGGCGATCGCCGGCACCGCATCGAGCGGACCGCAGCAGCTGCCGGCAGCGCTGGAGCTGTGCGTGCGCGCCGGCAACGACACCGACACCACCGCGGCGATCGCCGGCGGGTTGCTCGGCGCCCGCTGGGGCGCGACTGCGGTGCCGCAGCGGTGGCGGGCCATCCTGCACGGCTACCCCGGGTTGGACGCCGACGGGCTGGTCGCCCTGGCCGAGCGGATCGCCACCGCCTGA
- a CDS encoding ComF family protein: MWTLLDLILPLDCAGCGAAGSGWCPACAVTLAGGPVRVPARSGPAAPCWALGGYSGPRRQAVLAAKERGRRDLAEPLGRALAAGLAALREAGELDPPELAPLVLVPAPTRRRAARQRGGDPVARMAAVAARHTRRAAPAVALRAGWTTRDSVGLSAAQREANLAGRVIRRPVPIPPAANVVLVDDVLTTGATAAESIRVLRRSGTPVTAVLAICAASRPTNA; the protein is encoded by the coding sequence ATGTGGACCTTGCTGGATCTGATCCTGCCGCTGGACTGCGCCGGCTGTGGCGCAGCCGGTTCGGGGTGGTGCCCGGCCTGTGCGGTTACGCTCGCCGGCGGCCCGGTGCGCGTGCCGGCCCGGTCCGGCCCGGCGGCGCCGTGTTGGGCGCTCGGCGGATACTCCGGCCCGCGCCGGCAGGCCGTCCTCGCTGCCAAGGAACGTGGCCGGCGAGATCTGGCCGAGCCGCTCGGGCGGGCCCTGGCCGCCGGGCTGGCCGCGCTCCGCGAGGCCGGTGAGCTCGATCCACCGGAACTCGCGCCGCTGGTGCTGGTGCCCGCGCCGACCCGGCGGCGGGCGGCCCGGCAACGCGGCGGCGACCCGGTCGCTCGGATGGCTGCGGTCGCGGCCCGGCACACCCGGCGGGCCGCGCCGGCGGTCGCGCTGCGAGCCGGGTGGACAACCCGGGATTCGGTCGGCCTGTCGGCAGCGCAACGGGAAGCCAATCTGGCCGGCCGGGTGATCCGGCGGCCGGTGCCGATACCACCCGCCGCGAATGTGGTGCTCGTCGACGACGTGCTCACCACCGGGGCGACCGCGGCGGAGTCGATTCGGGTGCTCCGCCGGTCCGGCACCCCGGTGACCGCGGTCCTGGCGATCTGTGCTGCGAGTAGGCCGACAAATGCCTGA
- a CDS encoding alpha/beta hydrolase, whose amino-acid sequence MTEIEPVLEPAAAQFARDTDTPPFLYQLPPAEGRAAVDHVQSGEIDKPEIDEEWITVDGGPTGSVPVRIVKPAGATGTLPVIFFIHGAGWVFGDAVSHDRLVRELAVGANAAVVFPEYDRAPEAKYPTAIEQNYAAAQWVVAHGAEKGLDASRFAAAGDSVGGNMTAVLTLMAKDRGDVQIAQQVLFYPVTDANFDTGSYHQFAEHYFLARDGMKWFWDQYTADDAQRDEIYASPLRASTEQLAGLPPALIITAEADVLRDEGEAYAAKLRAAGVPVTQVRLGGIIHDFVMLHALAHTHAATAAIKLAQDTLRAALHQPSSNRADAIR is encoded by the coding sequence ATGACCGAGATCGAACCGGTGTTGGAGCCCGCCGCAGCGCAGTTTGCCCGCGACACCGACACTCCGCCGTTCCTCTACCAGCTGCCGCCGGCCGAAGGCCGGGCGGCGGTCGATCACGTGCAGTCCGGTGAGATCGACAAGCCGGAGATCGACGAGGAGTGGATCACCGTCGACGGTGGCCCGACCGGCTCGGTACCGGTCCGGATCGTCAAACCGGCGGGCGCGACCGGGACGCTGCCGGTCATCTTCTTCATCCATGGTGCGGGCTGGGTGTTCGGTGATGCGGTATCGCACGATCGACTGGTCCGCGAGCTCGCGGTGGGAGCGAACGCCGCGGTCGTGTTCCCGGAGTACGACCGTGCGCCCGAGGCGAAGTACCCGACGGCGATCGAGCAGAACTACGCGGCGGCGCAGTGGGTCGTCGCGCACGGTGCGGAGAAGGGCCTGGACGCCTCGCGGTTTGCCGCAGCCGGGGACTCGGTGGGCGGGAACATGACTGCGGTGCTCACCTTGATGGCCAAGGATCGCGGCGATGTGCAGATTGCGCAGCAGGTGCTCTTCTACCCGGTGACCGACGCGAACTTCGACACCGGTTCCTACCACCAGTTCGCCGAGCACTACTTCCTGGCTCGGGATGGGATGAAGTGGTTCTGGGACCAGTACACCGCCGACGACGCTCAGCGAGACGAGATCTACGCCTCGCCGCTCCGCGCGTCGACCGAGCAGCTGGCCGGCTTGCCGCCGGCGTTGATCATCACCGCGGAAGCCGACGTGTTGCGCGACGAAGGCGAGGCCTACGCGGCGAAACTGCGCGCGGCCGGCGTCCCGGTGACGCAGGTGCGGTTAGGCGGGATCATCCACGATTTCGTGATGCTGCACGCGCTGGCGCACACCCACGCGGCCACCGCCGCGATCAAGCTGGCCCAGGACACCTTGCGGGCCGCGTTGCATCAGCCGAGCTCGAACCGAGCGGATGCGATCCGATGA
- a CDS encoding type 1 glutamine amidotransferase domain-containing protein: protein MTKRILHVVTNVAHYDDPDHPTGLWLSELTHAYHVFEEQGYEQRIVSPKGGLSPLEPRSLKFPNYDRTAKAWHADPARMALLADTAAPADIDSADYDAIYFTGGHAVMYDFPDSEPLQRISREMFERGAIVSSVCHGYCGLLNTKLSDGSLLVAGRKLTGFAWQEEVVARVDKLVPYNAEEEMKKRGALYEKALIPFVPYVVVDGNLVTGQNPPSAKATAKAIVAEFAKS from the coding sequence ATGACCAAGCGCATTCTGCACGTTGTCACCAACGTCGCCCATTACGACGACCCGGATCACCCGACCGGGCTGTGGTTGTCCGAGCTGACCCACGCCTATCACGTCTTCGAGGAACAGGGCTACGAACAGCGCATCGTCAGTCCGAAGGGCGGGTTGTCCCCGCTGGAGCCGCGGTCGCTGAAGTTCCCCAACTACGACCGCACCGCCAAGGCCTGGCACGCCGATCCGGCCCGGATGGCGCTACTGGCCGACACCGCCGCCCCGGCGGACATCGATTCGGCGGACTACGACGCGATCTACTTCACCGGCGGACATGCGGTGATGTACGACTTCCCGGACAGCGAGCCGCTACAGCGGATCTCCCGGGAGATGTTCGAGCGGGGCGCTATCGTCTCCTCGGTCTGTCACGGCTACTGCGGCCTGCTCAACACCAAGCTCTCCGACGGTAGCCTGCTGGTCGCCGGACGCAAGCTCACCGGGTTCGCCTGGCAGGAGGAAGTCGTCGCCCGGGTGGACAAGCTGGTGCCGTACAACGCCGAAGAGGAGATGAAGAAGCGCGGCGCGCTGTACGAGAAGGCGCTGATTCCGTTCGTGCCGTACGTCGTGGTCGACGGCAACCTGGTGACCGGTCAGAACCCGCCGTCGGCAAAGGCGACCGCGAAGGCGATCGTCGCCGAGTTCGCCAAGTCCTGA
- the msrA gene encoding peptide-methionine (S)-S-oxide reductase MsrA: MTTESATTERAVLAGGCFWGAQELLRRRPGIISTRVGYSGDDSTPNATYRRHGDHAEAVEVVFDPDVIGYRQLLEFFFQIHDPTTKNRQGNDVGRSYRSAIYTTSDEQDRIARDTIADVEASGLWPGAVVTEVEPAGDFWEAEPEHQDYLQRYPNGYTCHWVRPDWRLPVRDTAG; the protein is encoded by the coding sequence GTGACCACCGAATCGGCGACGACCGAACGCGCCGTGTTGGCGGGCGGTTGCTTCTGGGGTGCGCAGGAGTTGCTGCGGCGCCGACCGGGGATCATCAGCACCCGGGTCGGCTACTCCGGCGACGACTCGACGCCGAACGCCACCTATCGGCGCCACGGGGACCATGCCGAGGCGGTGGAAGTCGTGTTCGATCCGGACGTGATCGGCTATCGGCAGCTACTGGAGTTCTTCTTCCAGATTCACGACCCGACCACGAAGAACCGGCAAGGTAACGATGTCGGCCGTAGCTACCGGTCGGCGATCTACACCACCTCGGACGAGCAGGACCGGATCGCCCGCGACACGATCGCCGACGTCGAGGCGTCGGGGCTGTGGCCCGGCGCGGTGGTCACCGAGGTGGAGCCGGCCGGTGACTTCTGGGAGGCCGAACCGGAGCACCAGGACTACCTGCAGCGATACCCGAACGGCTACACCTGCCATTGGGTCCGGCCGGACTGGCGGCTCCCGGTGCGGGACACCGCCGGCTGA
- a CDS encoding TetR/AcrR family transcriptional regulator, translated as MSTKRPYHHGDLPTALVQAAVELLEEEGGATALSLRAAARRAGVSTAAPYRHFPDRNALLSAVAAVGYQELGAALLAASPAPSTPDDVADIAVAYVRFALQRPGMFGAMFSEGCDAGNPDRVAAVTAIHDYLGSIAKLVAPAADQQSMATAMWALVHGLAFLHLDGKLDASSPAEVDNRVRSAVAAALER; from the coding sequence ATGTCGACCAAACGCCCCTACCACCACGGCGACCTCCCGACCGCCCTGGTCCAGGCTGCGGTCGAACTGCTCGAGGAGGAGGGCGGCGCGACCGCACTCTCGCTGCGGGCCGCCGCGCGTAGAGCCGGAGTGTCGACCGCCGCTCCGTACCGGCATTTTCCCGACCGCAACGCGCTGCTGTCGGCCGTGGCCGCAGTCGGCTACCAGGAACTCGGCGCCGCACTGCTGGCCGCCAGCCCGGCACCGAGCACGCCCGACGACGTGGCCGACATCGCCGTGGCCTACGTGCGGTTCGCCCTGCAGCGGCCCGGCATGTTCGGCGCGATGTTCTCCGAGGGATGCGATGCCGGCAATCCGGACCGCGTGGCCGCGGTCACGGCAATCCACGACTACCTCGGCAGCATCGCCAAGCTGGTCGCGCCGGCAGCGGATCAGCAATCGATGGCGACCGCGATGTGGGCGTTGGTGCACGGCCTCGCCTTCCTGCACCTGGACGGCAAACTGGACGCCTCGTCGCCCGCCGAGGTGGACAATCGGGTCCGGAGCGCGGTCGCCGCCGCCCTCGAACGGTGA
- a CDS encoding LVIVD repeat-containing protein produces MSVTHTGFTTRAGHVLVVLAGLLLFAGVPPATAAETFTSFEVGTTAVGRADCGPGSLPESGLQGDVPAEDRLSGRSTAGYRCNMSLLGGHQERGGAIVSATYDHCSYTGTLFPGNFLAPSPGVQVLDVSDPRNPVPTASLTEPAMVTGTWETLKVNKARKLLAATSVPAVQGVGYFSIYDISDCAHPRLLNPGPGTDPLQPLPILSHEGGFSPDGNTYWASGVAPGFVSAIDVRDPSRPRVIWQGLHGLSGHGFGITPDGNQMYLSNIGGLSIFDISAIQRRDPNPVVPQLSTYLWTDGHFNQHSIPVTYAGKPFFYTVDEAGSGGVKLFDVADPTRARVVQKIKLEVNLPENIDSNIRSASGGSVFAYEAHYCTVDRPADPTALACSWFSAGIRVFDIRDPANIHEIAYYNPPAQTGKNLQLTNSAHAVASIAGVPLFDFLPMVQAIGAGKFDPAQALGPRTGQVALGDLSTDWCSAPPNFHGSQIWTTCNDNGFLALQLDNGVYQPPADQDSTIGS; encoded by the coding sequence ATGTCCGTCACCCATACCGGGTTCACCACCCGCGCCGGTCACGTTCTGGTCGTGCTCGCCGGATTGCTCTTGTTCGCCGGAGTTCCACCGGCTACCGCTGCGGAAACGTTCACCTCCTTCGAAGTCGGCACCACCGCCGTCGGCCGGGCCGACTGCGGACCCGGGTCGCTGCCGGAATCCGGTCTGCAGGGGGATGTTCCGGCCGAGGATCGGTTGAGTGGGCGCAGCACGGCCGGTTACCGCTGCAACATGTCGCTGCTCGGTGGCCACCAGGAGCGGGGCGGCGCGATCGTATCGGCCACCTACGACCACTGCTCGTACACCGGCACCCTGTTCCCCGGCAACTTTCTTGCACCCTCCCCCGGCGTGCAGGTGCTCGACGTGTCCGACCCGCGCAATCCGGTGCCGACCGCGTCGCTCACCGAGCCGGCGATGGTGACCGGCACCTGGGAGACGCTCAAGGTGAACAAGGCGCGCAAGTTGCTCGCCGCCACCTCGGTGCCGGCGGTGCAGGGCGTGGGATATTTCTCGATCTACGACATCTCCGACTGCGCCCATCCGCGGCTGCTCAACCCGGGGCCGGGCACCGATCCGCTGCAACCGCTGCCGATCCTGTCGCACGAGGGCGGATTCTCCCCGGACGGGAACACCTACTGGGCGAGTGGCGTCGCGCCGGGCTTCGTCTCGGCGATCGATGTGCGTGACCCGAGCCGGCCGCGGGTGATCTGGCAGGGCCTGCACGGGCTGTCCGGGCACGGCTTCGGCATCACCCCGGACGGCAATCAGATGTACCTGTCGAACATCGGCGGGTTGTCGATCTTCGACATCAGCGCGATCCAGCGCCGCGATCCGAATCCGGTTGTGCCGCAGCTGTCCACCTATCTGTGGACCGACGGACACTTCAATCAGCACAGCATTCCGGTCACGTATGCCGGAAAGCCGTTCTTCTACACGGTCGACGAGGCAGGCTCCGGCGGGGTGAAGCTGTTCGATGTCGCCGATCCGACCCGAGCTCGGGTCGTGCAGAAGATCAAGCTGGAGGTCAACCTGCCGGAGAATATCGACAGCAACATCCGATCTGCCTCCGGCGGCTCGGTTTTCGCCTACGAGGCGCACTACTGCACGGTGGACCGGCCGGCCGACCCGACCGCGCTCGCCTGTTCGTGGTTCTCCGCCGGAATCCGGGTGTTCGACATTCGCGATCCGGCGAACATCCACGAGATCGCGTACTACAACCCGCCGGCACAGACCGGGAAGAATCTGCAGCTGACCAATTCGGCGCACGCGGTGGCGTCGATCGCCGGTGTCCCGTTGTTCGACTTCCTGCCGATGGTCCAAGCGATCGGCGCCGGGAAGTTCGACCCGGCACAAGCGCTCGGACCGCGGACCGGCCAGGTCGCGCTCGGCGACCTGTCGACGGATTGGTGCTCGGCGCCGCCCAACTTCCACGGTAGTCAGATCTGGACCACCTGCAACGACAACGGTTTCCTGGCGCTGCAACTCGACAACGGGGTGTATCAGCCACCGGCCGACCAGGATTCGACCATTGGTTCGTAG
- the lpqB gene encoding MtrAB system accessory lipoprotein LpqB — translation MNVPSCGIRLVIGTLVCWSTLTGCASLPDSSTPEAIGTIEREPPSRTIVQPIPGREPDLLLRDFFAAVGDPANRHLGGRQYLTAEATAKWDDSAGTVIVDRIDVLPTDPRTDDRIGFLIRGTRVGQLQAGGIYLSEEGSYESKFVLRRENDQWRIDQLPDGVVLDSERFRESYKSRSIYFVDPSDTTTVADPRWVSVGRDQLATQLIGLLIDGPKAALAPAVHNMLDGPVSVRGPITKADGRTSSVGIGLGGIRIDFGGIAELDHRRRDLLAAQVVWTLANADVSGPYVLLADGKPLDDQHADSWTTADVAAMNPQGVAAGAAQLHALRGGALVSVVDDVPTPIPGVFGSARNLRSVAVSRDTSLIAAVADTGLPAPEPADTLLVGSYDGQPFPVAQGATITRPTWAPDNGSAWAVVDGTRVIRAVRDMSTGQVSVAETDTTALIPLGRQITELRLSRDGVRAALIIDGKAYVAVVVRSPDGGYSVTSPRPIAVGLGAAVTALDWSSGESVVLAQSASENPVTTVPVDGSRRDPLPGQNLTPPVGTVSAVPGTIYVADSRAVFRLDTGEPERDRFWREVRGLTGGQAVPVLPG, via the coding sequence GTGAACGTGCCGTCGTGCGGGATTCGGCTGGTCATCGGCACTCTGGTGTGCTGGTCGACGCTGACCGGCTGTGCCAGCCTGCCCGACTCGTCCACTCCGGAGGCGATCGGCACGATCGAGCGCGAGCCGCCGAGCCGGACCATCGTCCAGCCCATTCCCGGTCGGGAACCGGACCTGCTGTTGCGGGACTTCTTCGCCGCGGTCGGCGATCCGGCGAACCGGCACCTGGGCGGCCGGCAGTACCTCACCGCGGAGGCGACGGCGAAATGGGACGATTCGGCCGGGACGGTGATCGTGGACCGGATCGACGTGTTGCCCACCGATCCCCGGACCGACGACCGGATCGGCTTCCTGATCCGCGGCACCCGGGTCGGCCAGTTGCAGGCCGGCGGCATCTACCTGTCCGAAGAAGGTAGTTACGAATCCAAGTTCGTGCTCCGTCGGGAAAACGACCAGTGGCGGATCGATCAGTTGCCCGACGGTGTGGTGCTGGACAGCGAGCGGTTCCGGGAGTCCTACAAGTCCCGGTCGATTTATTTCGTCGACCCGTCGGACACCACCACGGTGGCCGATCCGCGCTGGGTTTCGGTCGGTCGGGATCAGCTCGCCACCCAGCTGATCGGCCTGCTGATCGACGGGCCGAAGGCGGCGTTGGCGCCGGCCGTCCACAACATGCTGGACGGCCCGGTGTCGGTGCGCGGTCCGATCACCAAGGCGGACGGCCGGACCAGCTCGGTCGGGATCGGCCTGGGCGGAATCCGGATCGACTTCGGGGGAATCGCCGAGTTGGATCATCGGCGCCGGGATCTGCTTGCCGCGCAGGTCGTCTGGACCTTGGCCAACGCCGACGTCTCCGGGCCGTACGTGTTGCTGGCCGACGGCAAGCCGCTCGACGACCAGCACGCGGACAGCTGGACCACGGCGGATGTGGCCGCGATGAATCCGCAGGGGGTGGCGGCGGGTGCGGCCCAACTGCACGCCCTGCGGGGCGGTGCTCTGGTGTCCGTGGTCGACGACGTGCCGACGCCGATCCCCGGCGTCTTCGGGTCCGCCCGCAATCTTCGTTCGGTCGCGGTGTCGCGGGACACCAGCTTGATCGCGGCGGTCGCGGACACCGGTCTTCCGGCGCCGGAGCCGGCCGACACGCTCCTGGTCGGCTCCTACGACGGCCAGCCCTTCCCGGTCGCCCAAGGCGCGACGATCACTCGCCCGACCTGGGCGCCCGACAACGGCTCGGCGTGGGCGGTGGTCGACGGGACCCGGGTGATCCGGGCGGTCCGCGACATGAGCACCGGTCAGGTATCGGTGGCCGAGACCGACACCACCGCGCTGATCCCGCTCGGTCGGCAGATCACCGAACTCCGGTTGTCCCGGGACGGGGTACGAGCTGCCTTGATCATCGACGGTAAGGCCTACGTCGCCGTCGTGGTGCGGTCACCGGACGGCGGATATTCGGTGACCAGCCCCCGGCCGATCGCGGTCGGTCTGGGTGCCGCGGTCACCGCCCTCGACTGGAGTTCGGGGGAGAGCGTGGTGCTGGCCCAGTCGGCCAGCGAGAACCCGGTGACCACCGTTCCGGTGGACGGTTCGCGCCGCGACCCGCTGCCCGGGCAGAACCTGACCCCGCCGGTCGGCACCGTATCCGCCGTGCCGGGCACGATCTACGTCGCCGATTCGCGGGCGGTGTTCCGGCTGGATACCGGCGAGCCCGAACGAGACCGCTTCTGGCGGGAGGTGCGGGGACTGACCGGCGGACAGGCTGTGCCAGTGCTACCCGGCTGA
- a CDS encoding DUF305 domain-containing protein codes for MVRSSVARSAAVRRAPLLLLAAALGLLAGMWLQTLRAPDADGIRLSDIDVGFAQDMSVHHEQALRLTAALTRDCDPVLRGLADRMAVSQSAEIATMRGWLSLTGEPAVGAEQMRWMHGGAEHEMGASMPGMASTDDIAALADARGTDAEIRFLQLMIRHHRGGIEMARAAVAGVDIEPIRNVARGMVADQGNEIGVMLAMLAVRGAQPLTYP; via the coding sequence TTGGTTCGTAGTTCGGTGGCGCGGTCGGCGGCGGTCCGCCGGGCACCGCTGCTGCTGCTGGCCGCGGCGCTCGGGCTGCTCGCCGGGATGTGGTTGCAGACCCTGCGGGCACCCGATGCCGACGGGATCCGGTTGTCCGACATCGATGTCGGCTTCGCCCAGGACATGTCGGTGCATCACGAGCAGGCGTTGCGCCTGACCGCGGCGCTGACTCGGGACTGCGATCCGGTGCTGCGTGGGTTGGCCGATCGGATGGCGGTATCGCAGAGCGCCGAGATCGCCACGATGCGCGGCTGGTTGTCGTTGACCGGGGAGCCCGCGGTCGGTGCCGAACAGATGCGGTGGATGCACGGCGGCGCCGAGCACGAGATGGGCGCGTCGATGCCGGGGATGGCCAGCACCGACGACATCGCGGCGTTGGCGGATGCCCGCGGTACCGATGCCGAGATCCGCTTCCTGCAGTTGATGATCCGGCACCACCGCGGCGGCATCGAGATGGCCCGCGCGGCGGTCGCGGGCGTGGACATCGAGCCGATTCGAAACGTCGCCCGCGGCATGGTCGCCGATCAGGGCAACGAGATCGGCGTGATGCTGGCGATGCTGGCGGTCCGCGGGGCACAACCGCTGACGTATCCGTAG